The Pan troglodytes isolate AG18354 chromosome 1, NHGRI_mPanTro3-v2.0_pri, whole genome shotgun sequence genome includes a region encoding these proteins:
- the HENMT1 gene encoding small RNA 2'-O-methyltransferase isoform X2 gives MEENNLQCSSVVDGNFEEVPRETAIQFKPPLYRQRYQFVKNLVDQHEPKKVADLGCGDTSLLRLLKVNPCIELLVGVDINEDKLRWRGDSLAPFLGDFLKPRDLNLTITLYHGSVVERDSRLLGFDLITCIELIEHLDSGDLARFPEVVFGYLSPSMIVISTPNSEFNPLFPSVTLRDSDHKFEWTRMEFQTWALYVANRYDYSVEFTGVGEPPAGAENVGYCTQIGIFRKNGGKATESCLSEQHDQHVYKAVFTTSYPSLQQERFFKLVLVNEVSQQVESLRVSHLPRRKEQAGERGDKPKDIGGSKAPVPCFGPVFTEVEKAKIENSPTPFCVGDKFFVPLQRLLAYPKLNRLCANEEMMRSVIADSIPLSSDGSAVVADLRNYFDEQFEF, from the exons atggaagaaaataatctACAG TGCAGTAGTGTGGTTGACGGTAATTTTGAAGAAGTTCCCAGGGAGACGGCAATTCAGTTTAAACCTCCACTATACAGACAGCGGTACCAGTTCGTTAAAAATTTAGTGGATCAACATGAGCCTAAGAAG GTTGCAGACCTGGGATGTGGTGATACTTCACTCTTAAGGCTGCTAAAAGTCAATCCATGCATTGAATTGCTTGTTGGAGTAGATATTAATGAGGATAAATTACGATGGAGAGG GGATTCGTTAGCTCCTTTCCTGGGGGATTTTCTGAAACCTCGGGATCTGAATTTGACCATCACATTGTATCATGGCTCCGTTGTGGAGAGAGACTCTCGTTTGCTTGGATTTGACTTGATAACGTGTATTGAATT AATAGAACATTTGGATTCAGGTGATCTGGCCAGATTTCCTGAAGTGGTATTTGGGTACCTGTCTCCATCCATGATTGTCATCAGCACACCAAACTCTGAATTCAATCCCCTGTTTCCATCAGTGACCTTAAGAGATTCAGATCATAAATTTGAGTGGACCAGAATGGAGTTTCAGACCTG GGCTTTATATGTGGCAAATCGCTATGATTACTCTGTGGAGTTTACTGGTGTCGGGGAACCACCAGCTggagctgagaatgttggatacTGTACCCAGATAGGAATCTTCCGGAAAAATGGAGGAAAGGCAACAGAATCATGTCTTTCAGAGCAGCATGATCAGCATGTTTATAAAGCT GTTTTTACCACCTCATACCCAAGCTTACAGCAGGAAAGGTTCTTTAAACTTGTGTTGGTTAATGAGGTGTCCCAACAAGTGGAAAGCTTAAGAGTGAGCCACCTGCCAAGGCGGAAAGAACAGGCTGGGGAACGGGGTGATAAGCCCAAAGACATTGGTGGCTCAAAGGCCCCTGTCCCATGCTTTGGACCAGTCTTCACAGAGGTTGAGAAGGCCAAGATAGAGAACTCTCCTACACCCTTCTGTGTTGGAGATAAATTTTTCGTACCTCTGCAGAGACTCCTTGCGTATCCCAAGTTGAACCGCTTATGTGCTAATGAAGAGATGATGAGATCGGTCATTGCTGACTCAATTCCTCTGAGCAGTGATGGTTCTGCAGTGGTGGCTGACCTGCGTAATTATTTTGATGAACAGTTTGAGTTTTGA
- the HENMT1 gene encoding small RNA 2'-O-methyltransferase (The RefSeq protein has 2 substitutions compared to this genomic sequence), with translation MEENNLQCSSVVDGNFEEVPRETAIQFKPPLYRQRYQFVKNLVDQHEPKKVADLGCGDTSLLRLLKVNPCIELLVGVDINEDKLRWRGDSLAPFLGDFLKPRDLNLTITLYHGSVVERDSRLLGFDLITCIELIEHLDSGDLARFPEVVFGYLSPSMIVISTPNSEFNPLFPSVTLRDSDHKFEWTRMEFQTWALYVANRYDYSVEFTGVGEPPAGAENVGYCTQIGIFRKNGGKATESCLSEQLDQHVYKAVFTTSYPSLQQERFFKLVLVNEVSQQVESLRVSHLPRRKEQAGERGDKPKDIGGSKAPVPCFGPVFTEVEKAKIENSPTPFCVGDKFFVPLQRLLAYPKLNRLCANEEMMRSVIADPIPLSSDGSAVVADLRNYFDEQFEF, from the exons atggaagaaaataatctACAG TGCAGTAGTGTGGTTGACGGTAATTTTGAAGAAGTTCCCAGGGAGACGGCAATTCAGTTTAAACCTCCACTATACAGACAGCGGTACCAGTTCGTTAAAAATTTAGTGGATCAACATGAGCCTAAGAAG GTTGCAGACCTGGGATGTGGTGATACTTCACTCTTAAGGCTGCTAAAAGTCAATCCATGCATTGAATTGCTTGTTGGAGTAGATATTAATGAGGATAAATTACGATGGAGAGG GGATTCGTTAGCTCCTTTCCTGGGGGATTTTCTGAAACCTCGGGATCTGAATTTGACCATCACATTGTATCATGGCTCCGTTGTGGAGAGAGACTCTCGTTTGCTTGGATTTGACTTGATAACGTGTATTGAATT AATAGAACATTTGGATTCAGGTGATCTGGCCAGATTTCCTGAAGTGGTATTTGGGTACCTGTCTCCATCCATGATTGTCATCAGCACACCAAACTCTGAATTCAATCCCCTGTTTCCATCAGTGACCTTAAGAGATTCAGATCATAAATTTGAGTGGACCAGAATGGAGTTTCAGACCTG GGCTTTATATGTGGCAAATCGCTATGATTACTCTGTGGAGTTTACTGGTGTCGGGGAACCACCAGCTggagctgagaatgttggatacTGTACCCAGATAGGAATCTTCCGGAAAAATGGAGGAAAGGCAACAGAATCATGTCTTTCAGAGCAGCATGATCAGCATGTTTATAAAGCT GTTTTTACCACCTCATACCCAAGCTTACAGCAGGAAAGGTTCTTTAAACTTGTGTTGGTTAATGAGGTGTCCCAACAAGTGGAAAGCTTAAGAGTGAGCCACCTGCCAAGGCGGAAAGAACAGGCTGGGGAACGGGGTGATAAGCCCAAAGACATTGGTGGCTCAAAGGCCCCTGTCCCATGCTTTGGACCAGTCTTCACAGAGGTTGAGAAGGCCAAGATAGAGAACTCTCCTACACCCTTCTGTGTTGGAGATAAATTTTTCGTACCTCTGCAGAGACTCCTTGCGTATCCCAAGTTGAACCGCTTATGTGCTAATGAAGAGATGATGAGATCGGTCATTGCTGACTCAATTCCTCTGAGCAGTGATGGTTCTGCAGTGGTGGCTGACCTGCGTAATTATTTTGATGAACAGTTTGAGTTTTGA
- the HENMT1 gene encoding small RNA 2'-O-methyltransferase isoform X1 has protein sequence MEENNLQCSSVVDGNFEEVPRETAIQFKPPLYRQRYQFVKNLVDQHEPKKVADLGCGDTSLLRLLKVNPCIELLVGVDINEDKLRWRGDSLAPFLGDFLKPRDLNLTITLYHGSVVERDSRLLGFDLITCIELIEHLDSGDLARFPEVVFGYLSPSMIVISTPNSEFNPLFPSVTLRDSDHKFEWTRMEFQTWALYVANRYDYSVEFTGVGEPPAGAENVGYCTQIGIFRKNGGKATESCLSEQHDQHVYKARQGLTMLRRLVLNFHPQAVLLPCLPKMLRLQVFTTSYPSLQQERFFKLVLVNEVSQQVESLRVSHLPRRKEQAGERGDKPKDIGGSKAPVPCFGPVFTEVEKAKIENSPTPFCVGDKFFVPLQRLLAYPKLNRLCANEEMMRSVIADSIPLSSDGSAVVADLRNYFDEQFEF, from the exons atggaagaaaataatctACAG TGCAGTAGTGTGGTTGACGGTAATTTTGAAGAAGTTCCCAGGGAGACGGCAATTCAGTTTAAACCTCCACTATACAGACAGCGGTACCAGTTCGTTAAAAATTTAGTGGATCAACATGAGCCTAAGAAG GTTGCAGACCTGGGATGTGGTGATACTTCACTCTTAAGGCTGCTAAAAGTCAATCCATGCATTGAATTGCTTGTTGGAGTAGATATTAATGAGGATAAATTACGATGGAGAGG GGATTCGTTAGCTCCTTTCCTGGGGGATTTTCTGAAACCTCGGGATCTGAATTTGACCATCACATTGTATCATGGCTCCGTTGTGGAGAGAGACTCTCGTTTGCTTGGATTTGACTTGATAACGTGTATTGAATT AATAGAACATTTGGATTCAGGTGATCTGGCCAGATTTCCTGAAGTGGTATTTGGGTACCTGTCTCCATCCATGATTGTCATCAGCACACCAAACTCTGAATTCAATCCCCTGTTTCCATCAGTGACCTTAAGAGATTCAGATCATAAATTTGAGTGGACCAGAATGGAGTTTCAGACCTG GGCTTTATATGTGGCAAATCGCTATGATTACTCTGTGGAGTTTACTGGTGTCGGGGAACCACCAGCTggagctgagaatgttggatacTGTACCCAGATAGGAATCTTCCGGAAAAATGGAGGAAAGGCAACAGAATCATGTCTTTCAGAGCAGCATGATCAGCATGTTTATAAAGCT agacagggtctcactatgttgcgcaggctggtcttgaacttccatcctcaagcagtcctcctgccctgtcttcctaaaatgctgagattacag GTTTTTACCACCTCATACCCAAGCTTACAGCAGGAAAGGTTCTTTAAACTTGTGTTGGTTAATGAGGTGTCCCAACAAGTGGAAAGCTTAAGAGTGAGCCACCTGCCAAGGCGGAAAGAACAGGCTGGGGAACGGGGTGATAAGCCCAAAGACATTGGTGGCTCAAAGGCCCCTGTCCCATGCTTTGGACCAGTCTTCACAGAGGTTGAGAAGGCCAAGATAGAGAACTCTCCTACACCCTTCTGTGTTGGAGATAAATTTTTCGTACCTCTGCAGAGACTCCTTGCGTATCCCAAGTTGAACCGCTTATGTGCTAATGAAGAGATGATGAGATCGGTCATTGCTGACTCAATTCCTCTGAGCAGTGATGGTTCTGCAGTGGTGGCTGACCTGCGTAATTATTTTGATGAACAGTTTGAGTTTTGA
- the HENMT1 gene encoding small RNA 2'-O-methyltransferase isoform X3 translates to MSLRRDSLAPFLGDFLKPRDLNLTITLYHGSVVERDSRLLGFDLITCIELIEHLDSGDLARFPEVVFGYLSPSMIVISTPNSEFNPLFPSVTLRDSDHKFEWTRMEFQTWALYVANRYDYSVEFTGVGEPPAGAENVGYCTQIGIFRKNGGKATESCLSEQHDQHVYKARQGLTMLRRLVLNFHPQAVLLPCLPKMLRLQVFTTSYPSLQQERFFKLVLVNEVSQQVESLRVSHLPRRKEQAGERGDKPKDIGGSKAPVPCFGPVFTEVEKAKIENSPTPFCVGDKFFVPLQRLLAYPKLNRLCANEEMMRSVIADSIPLSSDGSAVVADLRNYFDEQFEF, encoded by the exons ATGAGCCTAAGAAG GGATTCGTTAGCTCCTTTCCTGGGGGATTTTCTGAAACCTCGGGATCTGAATTTGACCATCACATTGTATCATGGCTCCGTTGTGGAGAGAGACTCTCGTTTGCTTGGATTTGACTTGATAACGTGTATTGAATT AATAGAACATTTGGATTCAGGTGATCTGGCCAGATTTCCTGAAGTGGTATTTGGGTACCTGTCTCCATCCATGATTGTCATCAGCACACCAAACTCTGAATTCAATCCCCTGTTTCCATCAGTGACCTTAAGAGATTCAGATCATAAATTTGAGTGGACCAGAATGGAGTTTCAGACCTG GGCTTTATATGTGGCAAATCGCTATGATTACTCTGTGGAGTTTACTGGTGTCGGGGAACCACCAGCTggagctgagaatgttggatacTGTACCCAGATAGGAATCTTCCGGAAAAATGGAGGAAAGGCAACAGAATCATGTCTTTCAGAGCAGCATGATCAGCATGTTTATAAAGCT agacagggtctcactatgttgcgcaggctggtcttgaacttccatcctcaagcagtcctcctgccctgtcttcctaaaatgctgagattacag GTTTTTACCACCTCATACCCAAGCTTACAGCAGGAAAGGTTCTTTAAACTTGTGTTGGTTAATGAGGTGTCCCAACAAGTGGAAAGCTTAAGAGTGAGCCACCTGCCAAGGCGGAAAGAACAGGCTGGGGAACGGGGTGATAAGCCCAAAGACATTGGTGGCTCAAAGGCCCCTGTCCCATGCTTTGGACCAGTCTTCACAGAGGTTGAGAAGGCCAAGATAGAGAACTCTCCTACACCCTTCTGTGTTGGAGATAAATTTTTCGTACCTCTGCAGAGACTCCTTGCGTATCCCAAGTTGAACCGCTTATGTGCTAATGAAGAGATGATGAGATCGGTCATTGCTGACTCAATTCCTCTGAGCAGTGATGGTTCTGCAGTGGTGGCTGACCTGCGTAATTATTTTGATGAACAGTTTGAGTTTTGA